One Methanofastidiosum sp. genomic region harbors:
- a CDS encoding histidine kinase has product DDNLEYFAHLVDYIRNPLAIMSGFTQVEVENEKTRDRFLRQIDRIEELIKQLDQGWMDTEATRKFLRRYL; this is encoded by the coding sequence GATGATAATCTAGAGTACTTCGCACACCTTGTTGACTATATAAGAAATCCTCTTGCAATAATGAGCGGATTTACCCAAGTTGAAGTTGAAAATGAAAAAACTAGAGATAGATTTTTGAGGCAGATAGACAGGATTGAAGAACTGATAAAGCAGCTTGATCAAGGTTGGATGGATACTGAAGCCACAAGGAAATTTTTAAGGAGATATCTATAA